The following coding sequences lie in one Apium graveolens cultivar Ventura chromosome 1, ASM990537v1, whole genome shotgun sequence genomic window:
- the LOC141664757 gene encoding putative protein phosphatase 2C 5, with amino-acid sequence MSQIKDLNMRTKSQLVPLGTLIGRELRKEDNVGKPTIKYGQAGLAKKGEDYFLIKTDCERIPGNQSTSFSVFGIFDGHNGISAAIFTKENLLNNVLSAIPEGATREEWLQSLPRALVAGFVRTDIEFQQKGETSGTTVTFVVIDGWTVTVASVGDSRCILDTQGGVVSLLTVDHRLEENVEERERVTASGGEVGRLNLCAGNEVGPLRCWPGGLCLSRSIGDTDVGEYIVPVPHVKQVKLSNAGGRLIIASDGIWDTLSSDIAAQACRGLPAELAAKLVVKEALRSRGLKDDTTCLVVDMIPCDHPVVLPTPNKKKNSLTSLIFGRKSLNSTSKGTNKLSAVGAVEELFEEGSAMLAERLGKDFPLNSDSGIYRCAICQVDQPAGDGLSVNSGPFFSPSSKPWEGPFLCANCRKKKDAMEGKIGTRPAATV; translated from the exons ATGAGCCAGattaaggatttgaatatgagaACTAAGTCGCAACTTGTTCCGCTGGGGACTTTGATTGGTCGTGAGCTAAGGAAAGAAGATAATGTGGGAAAGCCTACTATTAAGTATGGACAGGCTGGCTTGGCGAAAAAGGGAGAAGATTATTTCTTGATTAAGACAGATTGTGAGAGGATTCCAGGGAATCAGTCGACATCTTTTTCCGTTTTTGGG ATTTTTGATGGACATAATGGTATATCAGCTGCTATATTTACAAAGGAGAATTTATTGAACAATGTTTTGAGTGCGATACCTGAAGGAGCTACTAGAGAAGAGTGGTTGCAATCTCTTCCGAGGGCATTGGTGGCTGGATTTGTGAGAACCGATATAGAATTTCAGCAGAAAG GAGAGACATCTGGTACAACGGTTACTTTTGTGGTAATTGATGGCTGGACTGTAACTGTTGCATCTGTCGGTGATTCTAGATGTATATTAGATACGCAAGGTGGTGTAGTTTCTCTCTTGACAGTTGACCATAGGCTGGAGGAGAATGTCGAAGAGAGGGAGCGAGTCACTGCAAGCGGAGGTGAAGTAGGGCGACTTAATCTTTGCGCCGGAAATGAG GTTGGTCCACTTCGCTGCTGGCCTGGTGGTTTGTGCCTTTCGAGATCGATTGGTGACACAGATGTTGGAGAGTACATTGTCCCGGTACCTCATGTTAAACAAGTGAAG CTTTCAAATGCTGGGGGAAGACTAATAATTGCTTCAGATGGTATCTGGGATACCTTGTCATCTGATATAGCTGCACAAGCCTGTCGGGGATTACCTGCTGAACTTGCTGCAAAGCTTGTTGTTAAG GAGGCTCTAAGATCAAGAGGCCTAAAAGATGACACTACCTGCCTTGTGGTTGACATGATTCCTTGTGATCATCCTGTTGTACTTCCAACGCCCAATAAGAAAAAAAATTCTCTGACGTCGTTGATATTCGGAAGAAAATCCCTGAATTCAACAAGCAAAGGAACAAATAAGCTGTCTGCCGTTGGTGCGGTGGAGGAGTTGTTTGAAGAAGGTTCTGCCATGCTTGCAGAAAG GTTGGGTAAGGACTTCCCTCTGAACTCAGACTCTGGTATATATAGATGTGCAATCTGCCAGGTGGATCAGCCAGCTGGTGATGGCTTGTCAGTCAACTCTGGGCCCTTCTTCTCACCTTCTTCGAAACCATGGGAAGGTCCCTTTTTGTGCGCAAACTGTCGGAAAAAGAAAGATGCGATGGAAGGTAAGATTGGGACCAGACCAGCAGCAACTGTATAA